The Solidesulfovibrio sp. sequence GTGGCCCTGCTGCTCCAGGCCCTGCTGTTCCAGTTCGGCGGCCTGGTTGTGCTGGGCGCCAACACCGTGGACATGGCCGTGCCGGCCGTGGCCTGCGCCGTCCTTTTCGGGCCGATGCTGCGGTCCGGGGGCGGGTTGCGCGGCGTGGCCGCCTTTTGCTGCGGCTTTTTCGCGGTGCTCGGGGCCGGCCTGCTCACGGCCCTGGCCCTGGCCCTGTCCGGCGAGGCCTTCGTGGCCACGGCGAAAATCATCTTGCTGGCCCACATCCCCATCATGGGCATCGAGGGCGTGCTGACGGCCATGGTCGTCGGGTTCCTGGCCAAGGTCCGGCCGGAAATGCTTGCGTCCGGGCTCGGGGCGGGCCTCGTTCAGGAGAAATCGTGATGCTGTCATGGCGGCGATGGTTGTGGATCGCGACGGCCGTGCTGTTCGTTGCCTCGGCCCGCGACGCCTTGGCCCATCGGGTCAACGTGTTCGCCTACGTCGAGGGCGACACGGTCCATGTGGAGTGTAGCTACAGCCGGTCGGACCGGGTGCGCTTGGGCGAGATCTCCGTGCAAAACGCCGCCACCGGCCAGGTCTACCTGACCGGCACGACCGACGAGCGGGGCGATTTCGCCTTCGCCGTTCCGCCGGAGGCCAGGGGGCAAAAAGCCGACCTGCGCATCCTGCTCAAGGCCGGCGAGGGGCATCAGAACGATTGGGTCGTCAAGGCCGAGGAATACGCCGCTGCGGCGGCCGCTCCTGCGCCGACCGCCCCGGCGGGAAGCGCCCTTGACCCCGCAAAGGGAGGCGGCCCGGCAACGCCGGCCGCGCCGCCGGCGGTCGCCCCGGCCAAGGCGGATGGCCCCGACAGGGCCTGCCTGGAGGCCGCCGCCCTGGGTCCGGTCATCGAGGCGGCGGTGGAAGCGGCCGTGGAGAAAAAGATCGCGCCCCTCCGCAAGATGCTCCTGGACGACAAGGAGAAGGGGCCGGGGCTGGCGGAAATTTTCGGCGGCATCGGCTGGCTCGTCGGCCTGGCCGGTCTGGCCGCCTACGGCAAAAGCCGCAAGGCCGGCAAGGGCGCATGATCG is a genomic window containing:
- the cbiM gene encoding cobalt transporter CbiM, whose protein sequence is MHISEGVLSGPVLAGGWVLAAGGVALGLKRLDYDRLMTVAILSAAFFVASLIHVPIGPSSVHLILNGLLGVVLGAAAFPAICVALLLQALLFQFGGLVVLGANTVDMAVPAVACAVLFGPMLRSGGGLRGVAAFCCGFFAVLGAGLLTALALALSGEAFVATAKIILLAHIPIMGIEGVLTAMVVGFLAKVRPEMLASGLGAGLVQEKS